A window of Formosa sp. Hel1_31_208 contains these coding sequences:
- a CDS encoding DEAD/DEAH box helicase: MTFQDLNLNTPLYNALDDLGFEYPTPIQAEAFNVVASGKDVVGIAQTGTGKTYAYMLPILRHLKYSTQDNPRVLILVPTRELVVQVVDEIKKLTEYINVRTLGVYGGTNINTQKRAISEGQDIIVATPGRLFDLALSHVLQLKSIQKLVIDEVDVMLDLGFRHQLLNIFDILPERRQNIMFSATMTDDVDELISDFFVKPQRVTIAVSGTPLHNIEQQRYNVANFYTKVNLLEHLLHDIDTYNKVLIFVGYKKLADLLFDQLEERFPNETCVIHSNKTQNYRLRSIEQFRSGENRVLIATDVMARGLDIENISHVINFDTPKYPENYMHRIGRTGRAEQQGHALTFSSEKELEAIETIESYMDKSIDILELPEGVEISKELIEEERPQIRERYNPTKRKDEDAPGPAFHEKKDKNKKENLGGSYKFKIAAKYKKPKTKGDKNYNKRNKRK; encoded by the coding sequence TATAATGCTTTAGATGACCTAGGGTTCGAATACCCTACTCCTATCCAAGCAGAGGCTTTTAATGTAGTTGCTTCTGGAAAAGATGTGGTTGGTATTGCTCAAACTGGTACTGGAAAGACCTATGCTTACATGTTGCCCATATTGCGTCACTTGAAATATTCAACCCAAGACAATCCGAGAGTACTAATTCTTGTACCAACTCGTGAATTGGTCGTTCAGGTGGTTGATGAAATTAAGAAATTAACAGAATATATCAATGTGCGCACCTTGGGTGTTTATGGCGGCACCAATATCAACACTCAAAAACGAGCTATTTCAGAGGGTCAAGATATTATTGTAGCAACACCTGGTCGTCTATTTGATTTAGCCTTAAGTCATGTATTGCAATTGAAGTCCATACAAAAATTAGTGATTGACGAAGTAGATGTTATGTTAGATCTCGGATTTAGACATCAGTTACTTAATATTTTTGATATTTTACCTGAGCGTCGTCAAAACATCATGTTTTCAGCAACCATGACTGATGATGTAGATGAGTTGATCTCTGACTTTTTTGTCAAACCTCAACGGGTCACTATTGCTGTTTCGGGAACGCCTCTGCATAATATTGAACAACAGCGTTATAATGTTGCCAACTTTTATACCAAGGTGAATTTATTGGAGCATTTATTACATGATATTGATACATATAACAAAGTTTTGATTTTCGTAGGGTATAAGAAATTAGCCGATTTATTGTTTGATCAACTTGAAGAGCGTTTTCCAAATGAAACCTGTGTCATTCACTCTAACAAAACACAAAATTACCGTTTACGAAGCATTGAACAATTTAGGTCAGGCGAGAATCGCGTTTTAATCGCTACAGATGTCATGGCCCGCGGATTAGACATCGAGAATATTAGTCATGTCATCAATTTTGACACACCCAAGTATCCAGAAAACTATATGCATCGTATAGGTAGGACTGGCCGTGCAGAACAACAAGGGCATGCCTTAACGTTTTCATCTGAAAAAGAACTAGAGGCTATTGAAACCATTGAATCGTATATGGATAAATCAATAGACATTTTAGAGCTTCCTGAGGGTGTTGAAATTTCTAAAGAATTAATAGAAGAAGAACGTCCGCAAATTAGAGAGCGGTATAATCCTACAAAACGTAAAGATGAAGATGCTCCGGGACCAGCATTTCATGAAAAAAAGGATAAAAACAAAAAAGAAAACTTAGGTGGTTCATACAAATTTAAAATTGCGGCTAAATACAAAAAACCTAAAACTAAAGGAGACAAAAATTACAATAAAAGAAATAAGCGCAAATAA
- a CDS encoding RNA polymerase sigma factor has translation MQPSNDILKLSDEALVSAIVKNNDTMLFEVLYDRFATLVYNKCYGFAKDEDEAKDLTQDVFLKLFVKLASFKGKSKFSTWLYAFTYNHCVNYVTRNTAKKFEKQSVDYADIENISEDEDETNFSDMRVDKLKKALELVSPDEKMILLLKYLDNLSIKEIEMVLGIGESAVKMRIKRAKDKLLTVYTNNLK, from the coding sequence TTGCAACCCTCTAATGATATTTTAAAGTTATCAGACGAAGCCCTTGTAAGTGCTATTGTGAAAAACAATGATACCATGCTTTTTGAAGTATTGTATGATCGTTTTGCAACTCTCGTATACAATAAATGTTATGGTTTTGCCAAAGACGAAGACGAAGCTAAAGACCTTACTCAAGATGTCTTTTTAAAACTCTTTGTGAAGTTGGCTAGTTTTAAAGGGAAATCTAAATTTTCAACATGGTTATATGCATTTACCTATAATCATTGTGTAAATTATGTGACACGAAATACCGCTAAAAAATTCGAAAAGCAATCAGTAGACTACGCAGATATAGAAAATATTTCCGAAGATGAAGACGAGACGAATTTTAGCGATATGAGAGTGGATAAGCTGAAAAAAGCATTAGAACTTGTATCACCAGATGAGAAGATGATACTTTTACTAAAATATCTAGATAACCTTTCTATAAAGGAGATTGAGATGGTTTTAGGTATAGGGGAAAGCGCTGTAAAAATGAGAATTAAACGCGCTAAAGATAAATTATTAACTGTTTATACTAATAACCTTAAATAA
- a CDS encoding alpha/beta hydrolase-fold protein, giving the protein MKQALYLTIVLSIMLSNESIYAQTHPNEFQQVESEVVDSIYSKTLDSYRHFWVKLPESYNPKSDRKYPVIYVLDGFSLQSNLEVVYNNYWGHYLPQMILVGISNRIHRTRDLTISKIETRRGSEMQTESGGAEKFTAFIESDLMPYIDKTFQTSSYRTLIGHSYAGLFTINTLLHHSHLFTNYIAIDPSIEWDNQKLLIQAKEILKAKNFDGKGLFVALAAEQLNMQDASVTIDNLMEDTSEFSLFARSILEFSQYASAQQQNKLNVVYKVYPEDLHGTVPLPAMRDGLVSLFQWFQFKYPQKYNNPDTSVQDLRALLNAQEVIYTKNFGYKSPPMIEELFNGYGYMNLQMGQPEKALLFFSMALKYYPQSANAYDAMADYYLSQDDNLKAIEYLTKALEISGNLYHKEKLDALKK; this is encoded by the coding sequence ATGAAACAAGCCTTATACCTTACAATAGTCTTATCAATAATGCTTTCGAATGAATCCATTTACGCTCAAACTCATCCAAATGAGTTTCAGCAAGTAGAAAGTGAAGTGGTAGACAGTATATATTCAAAAACTTTAGATAGCTATCGTCATTTTTGGGTGAAATTGCCCGAAAGTTATAATCCGAAAAGTGATAGAAAATATCCAGTTATCTATGTGTTAGATGGTTTTTCTTTACAATCAAATTTAGAAGTGGTTTATAATAATTATTGGGGACATTACTTGCCACAAATGATTTTAGTTGGAATATCAAACAGGATTCATAGAACCCGTGATTTAACAATTTCAAAAATAGAAACACGTCGTGGCAGTGAAATGCAAACAGAAAGTGGAGGAGCTGAAAAGTTCACCGCATTTATTGAAAGCGATTTAATGCCTTACATTGATAAAACATTTCAAACGTCTAGCTACCGCACATTAATTGGACACTCTTATGCTGGTTTGTTTACAATTAATACCTTATTGCATCATTCACATCTTTTTACTAATTATATCGCCATCGATCCAAGTATAGAGTGGGATAATCAAAAACTATTAATTCAAGCAAAAGAGATATTAAAGGCCAAAAACTTCGATGGCAAAGGTTTGTTTGTTGCTTTGGCGGCAGAACAACTGAACATGCAAGATGCTTCAGTAACCATAGATAACCTCATGGAAGATACTTCTGAGTTTAGCTTATTTGCACGTTCAATTCTTGAATTTTCTCAGTACGCGTCTGCTCAACAGCAAAATAAATTGAATGTTGTATACAAAGTGTATCCTGAAGATTTACACGGTACTGTGCCATTACCTGCTATGCGTGATGGACTTGTATCTCTATTTCAATGGTTTCAATTTAAATATCCGCAGAAATATAATAATCCAGATACTTCTGTTCAGGATTTACGTGCATTGTTGAATGCGCAAGAAGTTATTTACACTAAAAATTTTGGCTACAAATCACCACCAATGATCGAAGAGCTGTTTAATGGATATGGTTATATGAATTTACAGATGGGACAACCTGAAAAAGCATTGTTATTTTTTAGCATGGCGCTTAAGTATTATCCGCAAAGTGCCAATGCTTATGATGCAATGGCAGACTATTATCTGTCTCAAGATGATAATTTAAAAGCAATAGAATATCTTACAAAAGCCCTTGAAATAAGTGGAAACTTATATCATAAAGAAAAGCTAGACGCTTTAAAAAAGTAG
- a CDS encoding S1/P1 nuclease: MKFKYLIILLLFMCFKVTASNTPIWGKTGHRVVGVIADDYLKASTKRKLKKLLHNESLALVSTFADEIKSDKRYDQYKTWHYINMPLDGSYETSEKNPSGDLVTGIAFCKSKILNDQVSDDDKAFYLKLLIHLIGDLHQPFHIGLKEDRGGNDFYVQWQSRDSNMHRVWDSQMIDSYGMSFSEFANNVDHLSKEEIKAIKMGSELDWIAETHLLTKTVYASAEKAENLRNSYSYKYLGIARKQLQKAGIRLATLLNDIL, encoded by the coding sequence ATGAAATTCAAATATCTTATTATCCTACTTCTTTTCATGTGCTTTAAAGTAACCGCAAGTAATACTCCTATTTGGGGTAAAACAGGACATCGTGTTGTTGGCGTAATAGCGGACGACTATCTAAAAGCAAGCACAAAACGAAAGCTTAAAAAATTACTTCATAACGAATCGTTAGCATTGGTTTCAACCTTTGCCGACGAAATAAAATCGGATAAACGTTACGATCAATATAAAACTTGGCATTACATAAATATGCCTTTAGACGGCAGCTATGAGACCTCTGAAAAAAATCCTAGTGGCGATCTTGTTACTGGTATTGCCTTTTGTAAATCTAAAATTTTAAATGATCAAGTATCTGATGATGACAAAGCTTTTTATTTAAAACTATTAATTCATCTTATAGGAGATTTACATCAACCATTCCATATTGGATTAAAAGAAGATCGTGGTGGGAATGATTTTTATGTGCAATGGCAATCAAGAGATTCTAATATGCATAGGGTTTGGGACTCTCAAATGATTGACTCCTATGGCATGAGTTTTTCAGAATTTGCAAACAATGTTGATCATCTTTCAAAAGAGGAAATCAAAGCGATAAAAATGGGTTCTGAATTAGATTGGATTGCCGAAACTCATCTATTAACTAAAACGGTTTATGCCTCTGCCGAAAAAGCAGAAAATCTTCGGAACTCTTATTCTTATAAATATTTAGGTATTGCGAGAAAACAACTGCAAAAAGCAGGCATACGATTAGCTACACTATTAAATGACATCTTATAA
- a CDS encoding MotA/TolQ/ExbB proton channel family protein, whose translation MNTLSLTVTGLISQSITLNIFMDGGPLFMTLILICLLASLFFLAKGFSSVKKNNSAAQKMLSLTVDSSLLGLVMGFLGSVLGLISAFDSIEALGNPDPSIFAGGLKTSLLTATFGLFSFVVARIGILVLRSILKTNEA comes from the coding sequence ATGAACACATTATCGCTGACGGTTACGGGGCTTATTAGCCAATCAATTACATTGAATATTTTTATGGATGGAGGTCCTTTGTTTATGACACTGATATTAATATGCTTGTTAGCGTCGCTGTTTTTTCTTGCGAAAGGTTTTAGTAGTGTTAAAAAAAATAATTCAGCTGCTCAAAAAATGCTGAGCTTAACTGTAGATTCTAGCTTATTAGGATTGGTTATGGGTTTTTTGGGATCTGTATTAGGCTTAATATCAGCCTTTGATTCTATTGAGGCTTTAGGCAATCCGGATCCTTCTATATTCGCTGGTGGATTAAAAACATCTCTACTAACTGCCACTTTCGGCCTTTTTAGTTTTGTTGTGGCTCGAATTGGAATTCTTGTTTTAAGATCGATACTAAAGACAAATGAAGCGTAA